The following are encoded together in the Vanrija pseudolonga chromosome 7, complete sequence genome:
- the BBta_4901 gene encoding Oxaloacetate decarboxylase yields MPAPTPAAIAERRARFRQLHETGCFLLPNAWDAGSARYLESAGFDAIASTSSGFAWTQATEDSALSLDDTLRHLRELVNATTLPVNADFVDGFGDTAAEVEASVAAAIETGVAGISIEDAYSSPTDRAAHAEPLRSIKESVERIAAARKAIDASGHDVILVGRAENFIVNRADIDDTIARLKAYAAAGADCLYAPGITKPEHITAVVAAVAPKPVNFLAGANSSALSEIARLGVRRVSIGGALARVAWGATMRATALLKEGNFAALADAANGNELNKLMRG; encoded by the coding sequence ATGCCAGCCccaacccccgccgccatcgccgagcgccgcgcgcgcttccGCCAGCTGCACGAGACGGGGTGCTTCCTGCTTCCTAACGCATGGGACGCGGGCAGCGCTAGATACCTCGAGTCGGCGGGCTTTGACGCcatcgcctcgacgtcctcggggTTCGCATGGACGCAGGCGACGGAGGACAGCGCGCTCAGCCTTGACGACACGCTGCGCCacctgcgcgagctggtcAACGCCACGACGCTGCCCGTCAACGCGGACTTTGTCGACGGCTTcggcgacaccgccgccgaggtcgaggcgagcGTTGCGGCCGCCATCGAGACGGGCGTCGCGGGCATCTCGATCGAGGACGCATACTCGTCCCCCACGGACCgggcggcgcacgccgagccgctCCGCTCCATCAAGGAATCCGTCGAGCGCATCGCCGCGGCACGCAAGGCCATCGATGCGTCAGGACACGACGTgatcctcgtcggccgggcGGAGAACTTCATCGTCAACCGCGCGGACATCGACGACACGATCGCGCGCCTCAAGGCGTACGCTGCGGCCGGGGCGGACTGCCTGTACGCTCCCGGCATCACAAAGCCAGAGCACAtcaccgccgtcgttgccgccgtcgcgcccaaGCCCGTCAACTTCCTCGCTGGCGCCAACTCGTCGGCACTGAGCGAgatcgcgcgcctcggcgtgcgccgcgtcaGTATTGGCGGTGCTCTTGCGCGTGTTGCCTGGGGCGCGACTATGCGCGCAACGGCCCtgctcaaggagggcaactttgccgcgctggccgacgcGGCTAATGGCAACGAGCTGAACAAGCTCATGCGGGGCTAG
- the MAL63_1 gene encoding Maltose fermentation regulatory protein MAL63: MDPRPRSRQASVSRTARPPKQSCDQCQARRKKCDRGLPCSLCTRSELRCTYANKLKKRGPKGKVVERLKRQQEEEEGGVGVEATDTALVPHTHSSLGILAALQAFSLPVPLTDTPSTSSASSSFAASSASSSSLQLDMVSPLTLPPATVWSFSAVLTQEDVYTLVATYFAHIHPCYPFMDKAWFLARIRSGEPFNDPTGVFGIMLLALCALTMAFISDVICSDKSEGFRARRDKVVAEVIARHYVRPLGKNSKLEQVITTYCLALFFSILYGEEAGHFRIAEAAQLARSMGLHRKSTYVNMGGEERTRTIAIYCFILVRNVVCELRLGHSEVVYWGQAPLLPSIADLVESPETVSIGDPRTDELWHLAVLTNIYHIVTPDFCRCARDECVASDCHLSPSDIVRYAHKLEGATAAICPKTFAEIRPALSLFDEARWIEILVAHQWVAAHICHMAARHGIDVTKLDGGKYLRWPLEILDNAAQVVATATVRALHIQGTGLAHRLSYINSCGSAYLETTRVDPPDLEQALANLQRISDAVVAWDPRCWTRCVL, translated from the exons aTGGATCCCCGaccccgctcgcgccaggCGTCGGTGAGCCGAACGGCCCGCCCGCCAAAACAGTCCTGCGACCAGTGCCAGGCGCGGCGAAAGAAG TGTGATCGCGGCTTGCCATGCTCTCTGTGTACGCGCTCCGAGCTGCGGTGTACCTATGCCAACAAGCTGAAGAAGCGCGGGCCGAAGGGCAAGGTTGTTGAGCGGCTGAAGCGGCAgcaagaggaggaggaagggggcGTGGGTGTTGAGGCGACCGACACGGCA CTCGTCCCCCATACCCACAGCTCACTGGGCATCCTCGCAGCCCTCCAAGCCTTCAGCCTTCCTGTTCCTCTGACGGACACGCCTTccaccagctcggcgtcgtcctcgttcgccgcctcctccgcctcgtcctcgtcactACAACTGGACATGGTCTCCCCGCTCACCCTACCACCCGCCACCGTGTGGTCCTTCTCCGCCGTACTGACCCAGGAAGACGTGTACACCCTCGTCGCGACGTACTTTGCGCACATCCACCCCTGCTACCCGTTCATGGACAAGGCGTGGTTCCTGGCGCGCATACGCTCCGGTGAGCCGTTCAACGACCCCACCGGCGTCTTCGGGATcatgctgctcgcgctctgcGCGCTCACGATGGCGTTCATCTCCGACGTCATCTGCAGCGACAAGAGCGAGGGGttccgcgcgcgcagggacaaggtcgtcgccgaggtcattGCGCGGCACTACGTTCGGCCGCTGGGGAAGAACTCGAAGCTGGAGCAGGTCATCACGACGTACTGCCTCGCGCTGTTCTTCTCCATCCTgtacggcgaggaggcgggccACTTCCGTATCGCCGAagcggcgcagctcgcgcgatCGATGGGCCTCCACCGCAAGAGCACGTACGTCAACATGGGGGGTGAGGAGCGCACGCGGACAATCGCCATCTACTGCTTCATTCTCGTGCGCAATGT CGTGTGCGAGCTGCGGCTTGGACACAGCGAGGTGGTGTACTGGGGCCAGGCGCCATTACTCCCCAGcatcgccgacctcgtcgagtcACCCGAGACGGTCTCGATCGGTGACCCGCGCACCGACGAGCTCTGGCACCTCGCGGTTCTGACCAACATCTACCACATCGTGACGCCCGACTTTTGCCGGTGCGCGCGTGACGAGTGCGTCGCGAGCGACTGCCATCTCTCGCCGTCCGACATTGTGCGGTACGCGCACAAGCTCGAaggcgcgacggcggccatcTGCCCCAAGACGTTTGCCGAGATCCGCCCCGCGCTGAGCCTGTTCGACGAGGCGCGCTGGATCGAgatcctcgtcgcgcaccagTGGGTCGCGGCGCACATCTGTCACATGGCAGCCCGGCACGGCATCGACGTGACCAAGCTCGATGGGGGCAAGTACCTCCGCTGGCCGCTCGAGATACTCGACAATGCCGCGCAGGTGGTCGCTACGGCCACGGTGCGCGCACTGCACATACAGGGCACGGGACTG GCGCACCGACTCAGCTACATCAACTCGTGTGGCTCGGCTTACCTCGAGACGACCCGCGTCGACCCGCCAGatctcgagcaggcgctggcCAACTTGCAGAGAATATCAGACGCAGTCGTGGCGTGGGACCCCAGATGCTGGACTCGGTGTGTGTTGTAA